Sequence from the Catenuloplanes indicus genome:
GCTGGCCGGCAGCGACGACCGGCTGACGCCGCCGGCCTGCGCGGAGGCGATCGCGGACGCGCTGCCCGGCACCGAGCTGACGCTCTGCCCCGGCGGCGGCCACATGCTCATGCTGGAGCGGCCGGCCGAGGTGGCCGGCGCGCTCGCCGCGGTCACCCGCCGCGCGGCCGGATCGACGCCGCTGCACGCGCCGGGCCGCCGCCACGCTCGCCGGACCGCACGTCCGGGCACCGCGCGGGCCGCCTGAGACGCACTCCCTACCAGCCGGTAGCGGAAAACGTCGACACGGCCGCGAGCGGAGGGGTAGGTTCGATGGCCGCACCCAAAGCTCAGGAGCACGACACCCGGTGACCGACGCCAATATCCTGCAACAAGAGATCGCCCTCGAGCAGCGCCATGTGGACATTGTCTACGCCCGCCTGGCCCAGCTTCGCCAGGAGGCGGCCAAGGCCGAGAAGGCCGGCTACGGCCTGGCCCGGGTCGGCAACTTCGGCGCGCTCGTCGAGCGGGACGCGATGGTCTTCCACGCGGCCCGCCGGCGGCAGGCGCTGGACACCGAACACGAGGGCCTGGTGTTCGGCCGGCTCGACCTGAAGACCGGCCAGATCTACCACGTGGGCCGGCTCGGCATCCGCGGCGAGGCCTCGGAGTCGCTGGTCATCGACTGGCGCGCACCGGCCGCGGCCGCGTTCTACCAGGCCACCGCGAAGGACCCGCGCGACGTGGTCCGGCGGCGCATGATCCGCTCGACCGGCGAGCGGGTCACCGGCATCGAGGACGACCTGCTCGATCCGGAGGCCGCGCCGGAGGACATGCACATCGTCGGCGACGGCGCGCTGCTGGCCAGCCTGGGCCGGGCGACCGGCACCGGCATGAAGGACATCGTCGCCACCATCCAGCAGGAGCAGGACGAGGCGATCCGCGCACCCTCGTCCGGCGTGACGATCGTGTCCGGCGGCCCCGGCACCGGCAAGACCGCGGTGGCGCTGCACCGCGCCGCGTACCTGCTGTACTCGGACCGCAGCCGGTTCGCCGGCGGCGGCATCCTGGTGGTCGGCCCGTCCGGCGTGTTCGTCAACTACATCGCGACCGTGCTGCCGTCGCTCGGCGAGGACTCCGCGACGCTGCACTCGCTGGGCTCACTGGTGGTCGGCATCAACGCGGTCCGGGTCGACCCGGCCGCGGTCGCGGCCGTCAAGGGCTCGCTGCGCATGCGCACGGTGCTGGAGCGCGCCACCCGCGACGCGGTCCCGTTCGGCCCCACCGAGCTGCGCCTGCTCTACCGCGGCACGCTGCTCCGGCTGACCGCGGAGGACCTGGACCGGGCGCGCGAGCGGGCGTTGCCCAAGGGCACCCGGCGCAACGAGTCGCGGCGGGCCGGCTTCGACAACGTCTTCCAGGCGCTGTGGACGCAGGCTCAGCGACTGCGCGTACCCACGCTGCCGGCCCGGCCGGACTTCGAGGCCGAGCTGGCCGAACGCGACGACTTCCGCGACTTCCTGCGCGCCTGGTGGCCACGGCTGCGCCCGATGACGGTGCTGGAGTGGCTGGCCGACCCGGAGCGGCTCCGCCGGTACGCACACGGCATCCTGTCCAACGCCGAGATCCGGCTGCTCCGCGACGCGTTCGCCACGCTGTCCACGGACGGCCCCACCATCGCGGACGTGGCGCTGCTCGACGAGCTGGACGCGCTGCTCGGCCAGCCACGCAAGCCGCAGCAGCGCAACCGCAACCCGTTCCACGCGGGCGGCGGCGTGCAGGAGGTCAGCACGTACGCGGACCGTCAGCAGGCCGCGCGCGCCGCCGCCACCGAACGCCCGGAGGACTACCGCGACTACGCGCACGTGGTGGTGGACGAAGCACAGGACGTATCGCCGATGCAGTGGCGCATGCTGGGCCGCCGCGCCTCGATCGCGTCCTGGACCATCGTCGGCGACCCGCTGCAGGCGGCCTGGACCGGCGACCCGGCCGAACTGAGCCGCGCCCGGGACCAGGCGCTCGGTGGCAAGAAACGGCACGAGTTCACGCTCAGCACCAACTACCGCAACTCGCGCGAGATCTTCGAGGTCGCCGCGGCCGTCATCCGCCGCGCGTTCCCCGGCGAGGCCCTGCCCACCGCGGTCCGCTCCACCGGCGTCGCCCCGATCGAACGCATCGTCACCCAGGCCGAGCTGCCCGGCGCCGTCCGCGACGCCGTAACCTCACTGCTCGCCCAGGTCGAGGGCACGGTCGGCGTGATCACCCCGGTCCCCCGCCGCGCCGAGATGGCGGCCTGGGTCGCCGGGCTGGCCGACGACCGCGTCCAGGTGGTCACCAGCCTCCAGGCGAAGGGCATGGAATACGACGGCGTCGTCCTCACCGAACCCGAGGACATCCGCACCGACTCCGAGTCCGGCGTCCGCACGCTCTACGTCGCCCTCTCCCGCGCCACCCAGCAACTCATCACGCTCGGCACCCGGCCGTACCACTAGACGGCATTCCATTCACCACCGGATATGCCCGCTTCCGGCGACACCGGTCCCGCACGCTCCCGCGGGCACCGGTCGTCGCTGGCGCTCCTCCCTGCGGGGTCCGTGGCCGCAAGCCCACAACCCCACACCCGAACCAGCCGCCGCCACTCCCGCGGCCGGCCACCGTACAACCGCCGGCACCCCGTCACCGGCGCCCGCCCACCGCCGACCGGCCACCATCCGCCCGGCCATTGCCCGCGAAGCCGAACCGCGTCCAGCCCAGTCCCTGCCCACACCAGCCAGCTCACATCTCCGAGCCCCGCGGCTCCCGCCCGGGCCGGCCCGTTGAGCGCGGCGGCACGCCCCCGACAGCTCCGGCCCCGCAGCTGCGGCCCGGCGGCTCGCGCCCCGCAGCTTTCGCTCGGCGGCTCCGGCCCCGCAGCTGCGGCCCGGCGGCTCGCGCCCCGCAGCTTTCGCTCGGCGGCTCCGGCCCCGCAGCTGCGGCCCGGCGGCTCGCGCCCCGCAGCTTTCGCTCGGCGGCTCCGGCCCGGCAGCTGGCCCGGCGGTTCTGGCCCGGCTGCTCCTTCCTGGCTCCCGGTCCGCAGCTTCCGGCCCAGGCCGCCAGCTCGCGGCTTGTGAACAGCGAGCCGGGCGCCTTGCGCCCGAAATTTCGCGATATCTCGCCCTGCTCGCGGTAGTAGCGTTCGCCGCACGCTGCCACGAGGCCCTGAGTGATCAATCAGTGAGCCTTTTTCATCCTGGCTTTGCAGGTGGCAGCGGGTATGACGACCCCGGAGATCGATAGGTGCGAGGCTCCCGGTAAGACAGCAGTCGACCAAGATCCGATGCCCCGACCAGGGAGCCTCGCCCGTGCTGTCTTACCCCGCCACGATCTCGTTGTCCACCCGCACCCTCAACCACCTCACCGGCCATATCCGCCGCCACCGCCACCAGCAACGATCCCGGTGGCGGCGGCTGACACCCCGCGACCAGGCCCTTCTCGCCCTGGCGCACCTGCGTAACGGGGACACCTACACCCGCCTGGCCGCCGGATTCGGTATCGGGGTCACGACCGCCTGGCGCTACGTCCAGGAAGCCATCGCCCTGCTCGCCGCCGCCGCACCCGATCTGGCCACCGCCATGGACCGGATCCGCCGGTACCCGTACGTCATCCTCGATGGCACCCTGATACCCATCGACCGGGTCGCGGACCAAAAACCGTACTACTCCGGAAAACATCACCGGCACGGCATGAACACCCAAACGATCGCCAGCCCACAAGGCACATGGCTATGGGCCTCACCCGCCCTGCCCGGCGGCGCCCACGACCTCACCGCCGCCCGCACCCACGGCATCATCGACGCCCTGGCCAGCGCGAACATCACCGTTCTCGCGGACAAGGCCTACCTCGGCGCCCCCGACAACGTCCTCGTCCCCTACCGCGGCAGCCGCTGGCGCAAACTATCGACCGGAGAGAAAACCGCCAATAAAGGACACGCCCGCCTACGAGCCATCGGCGAACAAGCTAACGCCACCCTGAAGCAATGGAAGATCCTGACCAAACTCCGCTGCAGCCCGCACTGCACCACCACCATCATCCAAGCCATCCTGGTCCTCGACCACATCGACGCAGGCCACACACCAGGATGAAAAAGGCTCAGTGGAGCAAAAAGGCGATCCACTTCGATATTTGATCTACCTTTTGCTCCACTGATTGATCACTCAGCCGTCGACATCGCGGTGATCGAATCGATTGAAGGACCGATTGGCGCCTTTGTCAGGAAATTTCCGGTGCTGCTTGCCGGACAGTCCACCCGGCGGCATGACGCCCGCGGGCCGGAACGCGAGCAGGCCGGCACGCCGGCACGTCGGCACGCGGGCACGCGAGCAGGCGAGCAGGCGGGCACGCGAGCAGGCGGGCACGCGAGCAGGCGGGCACGCGAGCAGGCGGGCACGCGAGCACGCGGGCAGGACGGCACGTGGGTGCGGCGTCGACGGCGAGATGGGGGTGGAGATGTCGCACGGCCGGTGACGTGGGACGGAGGGAATCAGCCGGCGGGGGTGCGGGGTGGGGGTATGGCGTTGTGGAGGTCGGCGAGCTGGCGGCGGACGTCGGCGAGTTCGTCCTCGATGCGGACGATGCGGACGGCGGCGGTGAGGGGGAGGCCCTCGTCGAGGAGTTCGCGGGCGCGGGCGGCGAGGTCGAGTTGGTGGCGGGAGTAGCGGCGGTGGCCGCCGGCGGAGCGCTGCGGGGTGATCAGGCCGGCCTCGCCGAGGGCCCGGAGGAACGCGGGCGTGGTGCGGACCAGGTCGGCGGCGGTGCCGATGGTGTAGGCGGGGTAGTGCTCGTCGTGGACGTGGCCGGGCCGGGTCACCTCTGGAAAAGCCTTTCGCGCGCGTCAGAAGGCCCCGGGACGCTAGGCGTCCCGGGGCCCGGGCAGACAGTTTCCTGATCGGTCGTCGTCCGCTGTCGGAACCAGGTCCACGATGACGAACGGCGACGTACGAAACAATCCGGCGTGCCGGGTGATCTTCGTGGCGGCGCACTCCCGCGTACGGGACCGGCCGCGACCCGGCGTCGGAAACCTACCCAAATCTCGTGAGCCGACCGAGGTCGGCAAAGGCAGTGCTCGTGGCGACCACCCCTTTGTCGGTTGGGGACGGGATTGCTTCAGAGACCTGAGATATGTCGTCGCCCTCCTTACCAACTCGGTGTCCGGAGCCGGACCGCGTGCCCGCCTCGCCCTCGGCAGCAGCCTCTCGGCGGAAGGCGGCGAATCCGGCGCCTCTTGCCCGATCGTCATGCTCTCGGTCATCACGAGCGAGCTTTCTCACCAAAGACTAGATCCGCCGCCAGCAAATATCTAGTCCCGACACAACAGATTTTTTATTCCGCCGATCAATAGTTTGCAAACCGCACCGTCAGGCGCCGGTCAGTGCGGCGACCACGGACGCACGGGCCGCGCGGCGTGCCGGGAGCACGGCCGCCACCATCGCGGCACCGGACGCGACCGCGGCGAACAGCGCGAGCTGGCCGACCGGCAGCACGGGCAGCCCGGTCCCGTACGCGCTGATCAGGCCGAGTGACGCGGCCCAGCCGGTGGCCGCGCCGAACACCACCCCGGCCAGCGCGCCGACCAGCGCCATCAGCACGGCCTCGGCCAGCAGCGTGGCGCGCAGCTGGCGGCGGGTCAGTCCGAGCGCGCGCAGCGTCGCGGACTCGCGGGTGCGCTCGAAGACGGACAGCGACAGCGTGTTGCCGATGCCGAACAGCGCGATCAGCACGGACATGCCGAGCAGCGCGGCGAAGATGGCCAGCAGCTCGTCCAGCGAGGCGGTCAGCGACTCGGCCGCGTCGGCCGCGCTCTCCACCTGCACCAGCGGATATTCGGCCAGCGCGGCGTCGAGGACGTGGCGCGCGGCCGCGACGGAGGTGCCGTCGGCCACGTCGATCAGCACCCGGTTCGGGGCTCCGGCGCCGTACGCCTCGGTGAATCCGTCCCAGGAGAGCAGCACGGACGCGTCCAGCGGCGCGTCGTCGTACAGTGCGATGATCGTGACCTGCCCGGCTCGCGGCAGCGTGAGCCGATCGCCCAGACCGGCCCCGAGCGTGGCCGCGTAGTCCCGCTGCACCGCCGCGGTCCCGACGGTGAGCGCGCCGAGATCGCCCTCCTTGACCTCGGGCCGGACCGCGCCCGAGGTGGCCCACACCGCGGCGTCGCCGTAGAACCGCGGGTCGGTCTCCCGCGAGACCAGCCGTGCCGGTGCGACCGTGGCCAGTTCAGGCCGGGTCGCGAGCGCGTCGATCGCCGCCTGCGGTACGCCGTCGGGCGCGGTGACCGGCCCGTCCGCGTTCACCCGCTTCGGCGTCAGCACGAAGTCGACCGGGAAGTTCTCGGTCAGCTCCTTCCCGGCCTGGTCGCGCGCGGTGGCCAGGAGCACGCTGAACAGCGACATCAGCGTCACACCGATCATCAGCGCGCTGGTGGTGGCCGCGACGCGGCGCGGGTTCCGGTACGCGTTCAGCGTGGCCAGCCGCACCGGCACGCCAAAGACGCGGGCCGGCAGCGCGCCGACCGCCCGGATCAGCCGCCCGATCACCAGTGGCGTGCCGGTCACCGTGCCGAGGAACATCAGCATCGCGCCGCCCAGCACCAACGGCAGCCCGGCGAAGCCCAGCGTGACGCCGCCCAGCGCGATCAGCAGCCCGGTGCCGGTCAGGACGGCGGAGACGGCCGCGCGGGCACGCCGCCCGGTCTCCCGGTGCTCGATCGTGCCGGCGTCGCGCAGTGCGGTGAGCGGTGGTACCCGGCTCGCCGCGACCGCCGGCACCAGCGCGCCGAGCAGCGTCAGCGCGGTCCCGAAGCCGACCGCGACCAGCACGGTGGGCCAGCGCAGCACCAGCGCGTGGTCCGGGATGGAGGTGGCGACCAGCTCGCGGGACAGCAGCAGGCCCTGGCCGACCACCAGGCTGGCCAGTACGCCGCCGAGCGACGCCAGCACGCCCAGCACGGTGGCCTCGATCAGCACGGTGCCGAGCACCTGCCGCCGGGACGCGCCCACGCAGCGCAGCAGCGCGAGTTCGCGGCCGCGCTGTGCGGCGAGCATCGCGAACGTGTTGTAGATGACGAAGCCGGAGACGGTCAGCGCGACCAGGCCGAAGCCGATCAACACGGAGAGGAAGCCGTCCACGTACTTCGCGGCCTCGGCGGCCAGCTCGTCGGCCAGTTCGTCGCCGGTCATCGTCCAGCCGCCGGGTGCCGCCGCCTGGACGCGCGAGCGCAGCTCCTCCTGGCGCACGCCCGGCGCCGCGGTGGCCACGATCTGCGTGTACCGGTTCGTGTTCGTGATCCGGAGCAGGTCCGCGTCGGTGAGCGCGCCGACGGACGAGCCGCCGAAGAGCTTGTTGACGCCCAGATCGAGCACGCCGACCAGGGTGAAGCCGACCGGTGCGCCGTCCGGGCCGACCAGCCGCACGGTACTGCCGACCGTGAAGCCCTGCTGCTCCACGGTCTGCCGCTCGACCGCGATCTCGCCGGCGCGCTCCGGCACCCGGCCCGCGGCCACGTCGAAACGCGACAGGGACCCCACGGTGGGTACGGAGATCCCGTACCCGACGTGCCCGCTGGTGACCAGGAGCTTGCCGTCCGCGCCGAGCATGCCCATGTTCGCGATCACCCGGCCGTCCGCTGCGGCCACGCCGTCGACCGCGCGAACCCGGTCCAGCGTGCCGCGGTCGAGCAGGCTCCAGCCGGACTGGATCACCACGTCCACGTTCCGGGACGACTTCGCCAGGTCGTCGTAGAACGCGGCACGCGCGGTGTCGCCGTAGACCAGCGACCCGGCGAGGAAGCTCACACCGACCACGATCGCGGCCGCGGTCATCAGCAACCGGACGTAGTGCGCCCGCAGGCCGGCCAGCGCGACACGGAGCAGCGGTTGATCAACTATGCGCACGGCGCCCAGTGTGGCGTCTCAACGTTGAACCGCCAAATAGCCGATCGTCTGCGGGAACCGGCCGGGAGCGGCATGATTCGGTACGGATCAGAGACGTCCATGGATGGAGTTGATCATGCAGCGCCGTACCGTTCTCTCGCTCGCCGCGGCCGTTCCCGCGGCCGCGCTCGCCGCGCCCGGCACCGCCCGGGCCGACGGGAAGCGATCCGTCACCACGATCGACCTGCCGGCCGGCTATCAGCCCGAGGGCATCGCGATCGGCGACCGCCCGATCGCCTACTTCGGCTCCCGGGCCGACGGGGACCTCTACCGCGCCAGTCTGCGTACCGGCGTGGGTGAGGTCTTCAGCCAGGGGCCCGGCACGCCGTCGCTCGGCCTGAAGATCGACGACCGGGACCGGCTCTTCGTCTCCGGCGGCACCGGCGGCGACGCGCGGGTGGTCGACGCCCGATCCGGCCGGGTGCTGCGGTCGTACCGGCTCGCCACCGGGACCGCGTTCGTCAACGACGTGGTGCTGACCGGCGACGGCGCGTGGTTCACCGACTCGTACAACCCGGTGCTGTACCGCCTGTCGTTCGGCCGGCACGGCAGCCTGCCCGCGGCCGCCACGTCACTGCCACTGACCGGCATCCCGTTCACGCCCGGCAGCGTCAACGCGAACGGCATCACGCGCACGCCGGACGGCCGCGCGCTGCTCGTGGTGCACTCCCCCACCGGCGTGCTGTACCGGGTGAGCACCCGGACCGGCGCCGCGGTCCCGGTCGACCTGGGTGGCGAGACGCTGGTCAACGGCGACGGGCTGCTACTGGAGGGACGCACGCTTTACGCGGTGCAGAACCGGCTCAACCAGGTCGCGGTGATCCGGCTGGCCCGCGACGGCGGCTCCGGCCGGGTCGTCACGCGCGTCACGGATCCGAGCTTCGACGTACCGGCCACGGTGGCGTCGTACGGCGACCGGCTCTGGTTCCCGAACGCGCGGTTCGCCACGCCGCCGACACCGGAGACGACCTACACCGCGGTCTCGATCCGGAAGCCGTGACCGGCGGAGGGCACCCCACCGGGGTGCCCTCCGTGTCGGCACCGATTCCCAGTCCCATGTTTGCATACATAGCAATACGAACATATATTGCGTACGTGAGCGCGGGACGACGGAAGGTGTAGCTCGTGGGAGCGGGACACGACCACGGACACTCGCTGGCCGACGCGGGCCAGCGGCATCGCGGCCGGCTCTGGGCCGCCGTCGCACTGCTCGCCGGATTCCTCCTGGTCGAGGCGGTGGTGGCGATCCTCAGCGGTTCGCTCGCGCTGCTCTCCGACGCCGGGCACATGTTCACCGACGTGCTCGGCATCGGCATGGCGCTGGCCGCGATGACCGCGGCCGCGAAGGCCCGCGGCGGCGACCGGCACACGTTCGGGCTGTACCGGCTGGAGGTGCTGGCCGCGCTCGCGAACGCGCTGCTGCTCACCGGCGTGGCGGTCTACGTGCTGATCGAGGCGGTGCGCCGGCTCGGCGAGCCGCACGAGGTGGCCACCGGGCCGATGCTGGTCGTGGCGATCGGCGGCCTGCTGGTCAACCTGGCCGCGTTCGCGCTGCTGAGGTCCGGCGCGAAGGAGAGCATCAACGTGCGCGGCGCCTACCTCGAGGTGCTCGGCGACCTGTTCTCCTCGGTCGGCGTGATCGTCGCCGCGCTGATCATCTCGGCGACCGGCTGGTGGTACGCGGACCCGCTGGTCGCGGTGGCGGTCGCGGTGCTGATCGTGCCGCGCACCTGGAAGCTGGGCATGGCCGCGCTGCGCATCCTGGTCCAGGCCGCGCCCGCCCACCTGGACGTGACCGCGGTCCGCGCCCGGCTGGCCGAGGTGCCGGGCGTGTGCGACGTGCACGACCTGCACGTCTGGACGCTCACCTCGGGCATGGACGTGGCCAGCGCACACCTGCGCCTGGAACCGGCCGCGGAGGCGACGCTGGTGCTGAGCACGGCGCGCGAGGCACTGCACCACGACTTCCACATCGACCACGCCACGCTTCAGCTGGAGCCGCAGACACCGACGCCCTGCGGCCCCAGCTCGTGGTGAGACGTCAGCAGCCGATCCGGGACGCGCCGAGCGCCACGTCGTCGTACCAGAGCGTGTCCGCGCCGTCGCCGTAGCTCTCCCAGCCGAGCCGGAAGTCGGTCGGCGCCGGCCGCCACGTCTTGACCAGCCACTGCCGGTCCACGTCCGGCGTCGGCACGCCGTCGACCCGCAGGCCGGCCACCTCCGCTCCGTCCACCCAGGTGGTGAGCGTGCCGGCGGTGCCGTCGACCTCGAACTCGACGCACGTCCACACGTTCACCGGCAGCGGTCGGCTCAGCGCCACCCCGGCCGGGCTCTGCTCCGGCAGAGTCGCGTCGTCCGACTGCCGGTTCCACTGCAGCGCCGCGTTCTGGCCGCCCATCCGCAGGTCACCGCCGTCGTTCGGGTCGCGCATGGCAAGGAACGTGACGTGCGCGGCCGGCAGCGGCGTGGTGTGCCGCACGTAGAAGCGCCCGAACCGCGCGCCGGGTGCCGCGGTGGTGCGCACGAACACGTGGTTGCAGTAGCCGGCCGCGCCGGTCACCTTGATCGACCGGCTGCCGCTGCGCGCCACGGACGTGTCCACCGTCGCCGTACCGGTGCCGGAGCAGTCCTGCGCCGTGACCGACCAGGCACCGGACGGCGTGCCGCCGGTCTGCGACTCGAAGTCGTCGCAGAGCACCGCGGTCCCGCAGCCGGCACCCGGCGTGGGTGACGGGGTCGGCGAGGGCGACGGGGATGCCGGCGTCCCGGTCGGGGTGGGCACGGGGTCGCCGTTGCACGGCACCCCGTTGAGCGTGAACCCGGTCGGTGCCGCGTTGCCGGTGGAGAACGTGCCCTGCACCCCGAACTCCGCGGTGCCGGACGCCGGGATGCT
This genomic interval carries:
- a CDS encoding MerR family transcriptional regulator, with protein sequence MTRPGHVHDEHYPAYTIGTAADLVRTTPAFLRALGEAGLITPQRSAGGHRRYSRHQLDLAARARELLDEGLPLTAAVRIVRIEDELADVRRQLADLHNAIPPPRTPAG
- a CDS encoding ABC transporter permease translates to MRIVDQPLLRVALAGLRAHYVRLLMTAAAIVVGVSFLAGSLVYGDTARAAFYDDLAKSSRNVDVVIQSGWSLLDRGTLDRVRAVDGVAAADGRVIANMGMLGADGKLLVTSGHVGYGISVPTVGSLSRFDVAAGRVPERAGEIAVERQTVEQQGFTVGSTVRLVGPDGAPVGFTLVGVLDLGVNKLFGGSSVGALTDADLLRITNTNRYTQIVATAAPGVRQEELRSRVQAAAPGGWTMTGDELADELAAEAAKYVDGFLSVLIGFGLVALTVSGFVIYNTFAMLAAQRGRELALLRCVGASRRQVLGTVLIEATVLGVLASLGGVLASLVVGQGLLLSRELVATSIPDHALVLRWPTVLVAVGFGTALTLLGALVPAVAASRVPPLTALRDAGTIEHRETGRRARAAVSAVLTGTGLLIALGGVTLGFAGLPLVLGGAMLMFLGTVTGTPLVIGRLIRAVGALPARVFGVPVRLATLNAYRNPRRVAATTSALMIGVTLMSLFSVLLATARDQAGKELTENFPVDFVLTPKRVNADGPVTAPDGVPQAAIDALATRPELATVAPARLVSRETDPRFYGDAAVWATSGAVRPEVKEGDLGALTVGTAAVQRDYAATLGAGLGDRLTLPRAGQVTIIALYDDAPLDASVLLSWDGFTEAYGAGAPNRVLIDVADGTSVAAARHVLDAALAEYPLVQVESAADAAESLTASLDELLAIFAALLGMSVLIALFGIGNTLSLSVFERTRESATLRALGLTRRQLRATLLAEAVLMALVGALAGVVFGAATGWAASLGLISAYGTGLPVLPVGQLALFAAVASGAAMVAAVLPARRAARASVVAALTGA
- a CDS encoding cellulose-binding domain-containing protein, encoding MPSARHLLAGLTVALIAVVAGWALAPAAGAAEGCRVDYAVNQWTGGFTANVRVSPGSAAVSGWSVTWTYPGDSTITSAWNAQVTQSGRTVTAVNVGWNGSIPASGTAEFGVQGTFSTGNAAPTGFTLNGVPCNGDPVPTPTGTPASPSPSPTPSPTPGAGCGTAVLCDDFESQTGGTPSGAWSVTAQDCSGTGTATVDTSVARSGSRSIKVTGAAGYCNHVFVRTTAAPGARFGRFYVRHTTPLPAAHVTFLAMRDPNDGGDLRMGGQNAALQWNRQSDDATLPEQSPAGVALSRPLPVNVWTCVEFEVDGTAGTLTTWVDGAEVAGLRVDGVPTPDVDRQWLVKTWRPAPTDFRLGWESYGDGADTLWYDDVALGASRIGC
- a CDS encoding HelD family protein codes for the protein MTDANILQQEIALEQRHVDIVYARLAQLRQEAAKAEKAGYGLARVGNFGALVERDAMVFHAARRRQALDTEHEGLVFGRLDLKTGQIYHVGRLGIRGEASESLVIDWRAPAAAAFYQATAKDPRDVVRRRMIRSTGERVTGIEDDLLDPEAAPEDMHIVGDGALLASLGRATGTGMKDIVATIQQEQDEAIRAPSSGVTIVSGGPGTGKTAVALHRAAYLLYSDRSRFAGGGILVVGPSGVFVNYIATVLPSLGEDSATLHSLGSLVVGINAVRVDPAAVAAVKGSLRMRTVLERATRDAVPFGPTELRLLYRGTLLRLTAEDLDRARERALPKGTRRNESRRAGFDNVFQALWTQAQRLRVPTLPARPDFEAELAERDDFRDFLRAWWPRLRPMTVLEWLADPERLRRYAHGILSNAEIRLLRDAFATLSTDGPTIADVALLDELDALLGQPRKPQQRNRNPFHAGGGVQEVSTYADRQQAARAAATERPEDYRDYAHVVVDEAQDVSPMQWRMLGRRASIASWTIVGDPLQAAWTGDPAELSRARDQALGGKKRHEFTLSTNYRNSREIFEVAAAVIRRAFPGEALPTAVRSTGVAPIERIVTQAELPGAVRDAVTSLLAQVEGTVGVITPVPRRAEMAAWVAGLADDRVQVVTSLQAKGMEYDGVVLTEPEDIRTDSESGVRTLYVALSRATQQLITLGTRPYH
- a CDS encoding cation diffusion facilitator family transporter gives rise to the protein MGAGHDHGHSLADAGQRHRGRLWAAVALLAGFLLVEAVVAILSGSLALLSDAGHMFTDVLGIGMALAAMTAAAKARGGDRHTFGLYRLEVLAALANALLLTGVAVYVLIEAVRRLGEPHEVATGPMLVVAIGGLLVNLAAFALLRSGAKESINVRGAYLEVLGDLFSSVGVIVAALIISATGWWYADPLVAVAVAVLIVPRTWKLGMAALRILVQAAPAHLDVTAVRARLAEVPGVCDVHDLHVWTLTSGMDVASAHLRLEPAAEATLVLSTAREALHHDFHIDHATLQLEPQTPTPCGPSSW
- a CDS encoding transposase family protein; translation: MLSYPATISLSTRTLNHLTGHIRRHRHQQRSRWRRLTPRDQALLALAHLRNGDTYTRLAAGFGIGVTTAWRYVQEAIALLAAAAPDLATAMDRIRRYPYVILDGTLIPIDRVADQKPYYSGKHHRHGMNTQTIASPQGTWLWASPALPGGAHDLTAARTHGIIDALASANITVLADKAYLGAPDNVLVPYRGSRWRKLSTGEKTANKGHARLRAIGEQANATLKQWKILTKLRCSPHCTTTIIQAILVLDHIDAGHTPG
- a CDS encoding SMP-30/gluconolactonase/LRE family protein, whose product is MQRRTVLSLAAAVPAAALAAPGTARADGKRSVTTIDLPAGYQPEGIAIGDRPIAYFGSRADGDLYRASLRTGVGEVFSQGPGTPSLGLKIDDRDRLFVSGGTGGDARVVDARSGRVLRSYRLATGTAFVNDVVLTGDGAWFTDSYNPVLYRLSFGRHGSLPAAATSLPLTGIPFTPGSVNANGITRTPDGRALLVVHSPTGVLYRVSTRTGAAVPVDLGGETLVNGDGLLLEGRTLYAVQNRLNQVAVIRLARDGGSGRVVTRVTDPSFDVPATVASYGDRLWFPNARFATPPTPETTYTAVSIRKP